Below is a genomic region from Methanolobus sediminis.
AATTATACAAATGGAAAGTGAAAGCGCTCAAAAAAGACGGGTATTAAGGCACCATTTTATGAAAAATGACAAAACAGCATAATAAAGGCATAAATGACTCCTCAACCTCTGATTGTAGTCATGAGGACTTCAAAAATCTTGTTGATGAACTGCCTCTTGGAATACTTTCGTGTGACACGAAAGGGAATATCACTTCTGTAAATGATTTTCTTTTAACTATCATTGGTTCTCTTTCAGCTGAAGCTACAAAGAAGGTTAACATGCTAACGTTTCCACCTCTTGTGGAATCTGGCGTTTCTTCAGCCAGATAGATGCTTCAATTTCCAGAAGCTTTGAGGGCACAGGCCTTGGACTTACACTTGTGAAAGAACTCATTGAACTGCATGGTGGAAGAATCTGGGTTGGAAGTGAAGCAGGGAAAGGAAGTAAATTCTCTTTTAAGCTACTGGTTATGCCTGATAAATCCACCGTTTTTCATAAACCGAAATGAGCTTTTTTCCGGAGATTTATAGAACGGACCTATTTTCAAGGCAAACCTCATAGAATCCATATTTGCAGAACTGTTTTTAAGAGAACACATTTGTAAACTAACAAA
It encodes:
- a CDS encoding ATP-binding protein encodes the protein MSRSFEGTGLGLTLVKELIELHGGRIWVGSEAGKGSKFSFKLLVMPDKSTVFHKPK